A DNA window from Arachis hypogaea cultivar Tifrunner chromosome 18, arahy.Tifrunner.gnm2.J5K5, whole genome shotgun sequence contains the following coding sequences:
- the LOC112770367 gene encoding uncharacterized protein, with translation MKGETEHHCADDDAGSLRPTLPLPAEDDGPVASSLFAVDLSGNVGDEVRYREHLPTELQCPTPAGVGEGLFDDPDDDDVEPDMIADDSGDDLGVSDPRRATGGSSSGTQQYPPHFSLLDLDAMRHDEHPGQPAGFGARDTEGSAGMTEFQVGQQFRDKDEALLSLIRLSLRQHKGIWEVKRYNGPHTCLATSISSDHRSLDYHVIATFIMPMVRADASVNIKVLLNATAAHFGFRPTYRRVWMAKQKAVAIIYGDWDESTCPVRVGGQLDESQAYFQRLFWTFSPCIEAFRHCKPLVSIDGTHLYGKYGGMFLVAIAQDGNSNILPVAFALVEDRHNGIKAALEAPDGGWLPPAAYRAFCIRHVAANFALTFKGKDARRLLVNATYAKTEVEFDYWFDILRSENPAMCEWANRIEYSLWTQYCDEGRRFGHMTTNISECVNSILKGVRNLPVCSLVKATYGRLAKLFIRKGREAETQLGTGQQFSQYLVKCIEANLKTARFFTVTVYDRDNSEYTVAETTPTSSFSLGSYRVSLGSQTCDCGYFQALHFPCPHALACCAYSRLTWQPYVHEVYRLSSVFGVYRLGFTPPIPKGF, from the exons ATGAAGGGGGAGACAGAGCACCACTGCGCTGACGACGATGCTGGCTCTCTGAGACCTACGCTACCACTGCCTGCTGAGGACGACGGT CCTGTTGCCTCCTCATTGTTCGCTGTTGATCTCAGCGGCAATGTTGGAGACGAGGTAAGGTATAGGGAACATCTTCCGACCGAATTACAGTGTCCTACACCGGCTGGTGTTGGAGAGGGATTGTTTGATGATCCAGATGACGATGATGTCGAGCCAGATATGATCGCTGATGACAGCGGCGATGATCTTGGAGTGAGTGATCCGAGAAGGGCTACAGGTGGAtctagttctggcacacagcagtacccaCCCCATTTTTCATTGTTGGacctggatgccatgaggcaTGACGAACATCCTGGGCAGCCTGctggatttggcgctagagatACGGAAGGGTCTGCCGGtatgacagagttccaggttgggcAACAATTTCGGGATAAAGATGAGGCGCTGttgagt TTGATTCGGTTGAGTCTTCGGCAGCACAAGGGCATCTGGGAAGTCAAGCGGTACAATGGACCGCATACCTGTCTCGCCACCTCCATCTCCAGCGACCATAGGAGTCTGGACTACCATGTGATAGCGacattcattatgccaatggttagggctgatgcatccgtcaaCATCAAGGTGCTTCTAAATGCCACGGCTGCACACTTTGGGTTCAGGCCTACGTATAGGAGGgtatggatggcgaagcagaaggctgttGCCATCATCTATGGGGactgggatgagtc GACTTGCCCTGTTCGAGTTGGGGGACAGCTGGACGAGTCCCAGGCTTATTTTCAGAGGCTATTCTGGACGTTCTCCCCTTGTATCGAGGCTTTTCGTCATTGCAAGCCGTTGGTGagtattgacggcacccatctatatggcaagtatgggggaaTGTTTCTTGtggcgattgcacaggacgggaactccaacatactcccGGTGGCATTTGCACTAGTTGAGG ataggcataacggcatcaaggcagCACTTGAGGCGCCTGATGGGGGATGGCTACCTCCGGCTGCATACCgggcattctgcattcgacacgtagCAGCAAATTTCGCCCTCACCTTCAAGGGCAAGGATGCCCGGAGGCTTCTTGTGAACGCCACATATGCAAAGACCGAAGTGGAATTCGACTACTGGTTTGACATTCTGCGCTCTGAGAATCCGGCAATGTGTGAATGGGCGAACCGGATTGAGTATTCGTTGTGGACCCAGTATTGTGATGAGGGTCGAAGATTCGGGCACATGACGACCAATATATCTGAGTGTGTGAATTCCATCCTGAAGGGGGTAAGGAACCTCCCTGTATGCTCGCTGGTGAAGGCCACATACGGAAGGTTGGCAAAGCTATTCATCCGTAAGGGGAGGGAGGCAGAGACGCAGCTGGGCaccggacaacaattcagtcaataCCTGGTAAAGTGTATCGAGGCCAACCTCAAGACGGCTAGGTTCTTCACGGTGACTGTTTATGATAGGGATAACTCGGAGTACACCGTGGCAGAAACGACTCCGACTAGTTCGTTCTCACTGGGTAGCTACAGGGTCTCATTAGGCTCGCAGACTTGTGATTGTGGGTACTTCCAAGCACTCCATTTCCCGTGTCCGCACGCACTGGCATGCTGTGCCTACTCACGTCTTACTTGGCAGCCATACGTCCACGAGGTCTATCGCCTTAGTTCCGTTTTCGGTGTCTATCGGTTGGGATTTACACCTCCAATTCCAAAGGGTTTCTAG
- the LOC112770368 gene encoding serine/threonine-protein phosphatase 7 long form homolog isoform X1, which yields MARLKIDLLQPRDFIWMPYSALDVIQVVHPEVLEPRHTMLWRCVTSLIYFAVVEWHQVDRVLPQFGGVQPPPHPALNIDFLMSKDGRGGDRWFSLHLPDCHLHWQNRAEHILQFDIVADPGPSLDFLAWWHQHGKRFLSPEMYLGDPRGIPILDEATQRGAGRIPDMDRVDDVPDRRRVERRARVGTRRSQREWRWLDHAMEEGDEAARGRETTWAWRQEEGGCC from the exons ATGGCTCGCCTGAAGATCGACTTGTTACAGCCTCGAGAT TTCATATGGATGCCCTATAGCGCACTCGACGTCATCCAGGTTGTCCATCCGGAGGTCTTAGAGCCTCGGCATACGATGTTATGGCGGTGTGTGACGTCCCTGATATATTTTGCGGTGGTTGAGTGGCATCAGGTTGATAGAGTGTTACCGCAGTTTGGCGGCGTACAGCCCCCGCCGCAtcccgccctgaacatcgacttctTGATGTCAAAGGACGGGAGAGGAGGCGACCGTTGGTTCTCGTTGCACTTACCTGACTGCCATCTTCACTGGCAGAATCGTGCGGAGCACATTTTACAGTTCGACATCGTGGCTGACCCGGGTCCCTCGCTTGATTTCTTGGCATGGTGGCACCAGCACGGGAAGAGGTTCTTGTCGCCCGAGATGTACTTGGGGGATCCGAGAGGTATTCCTATTCTGGATGAGGCGACGCAGAGGGGTGCCGGCCGAATTCCTGATATGGACCGAGTCGACGATGTTCCTGACAGACGTCGTGTTGAGAGGAGAGCTCGAGTTGGGACACGTCGTAGCCAGCGTGAGTGGCGGTGGCTGGATCATGCTATGGAGGAGGGTGATGAGGCTGCTAGGGGGCGGGAGACGACGTGGGCGTGGAGGCAGGAGGAGGGGGGCTGCTGCTAG
- the LOC112770368 gene encoding protein MAIN-LIKE 1-like isoform X2: MGDDPGRLYRLDGVAHIAGVINDEPRRCISSVRRQQGMRLDERYVPYLQMAGLYHLARLNDRWFRLDEPHVSAFVERWRPETHTFHMPFGECTITLQDVAYQLGLPVDGHYVSGCLTDFHLYIEGGRPAWQWFHELLGVLPPENQIQKFAVNCTWFQETFGECPHGADEETVRRFARAYIMMLLGTQLFVDKSGNRIHIRWLPFVARL; encoded by the exons atgggggacgatccggggaGGCTTTATCGGTTGGATGGAGTTGCTCATATCGCCGGggtgatcaacgacgag CCTCGGCGTTGCATATCCAGCGTTAGGCGGCAGCAGGGGATGCGTCTTGATGAGaggtacgttccgtacttgcagatggccggattGTACCATCTTGCAAGACTGAACGACAGATGGTTCCGACTAGACGAGCCCCATGTCAGTGCATTCGTCGAGAGATGGCGGCCTGAGACACACACCTTccacatgccgttcggagagtgcaccatCACGCTTCAGGACGTCGCATACCAGCTGGGGTTGCCGGTGGACGGACATTACGTTAGTGGTTGCCTGACAGACTTCCACCTATACATTGAGGGTGGGAGGCCAGCTTGGCAGTGGTTCCATGAGTTGCTCGGTGTTTTACCTCCTGAGAACCAAATTCAGAAATTCGCAGTGAACTGCACCTGGTTCCAGGAGACATTTGGAGAGTGTCCCCACGGGGCTGATGAGGAGACAGTTAGGCGCTTTGCCCGTGCctacatcatgatgttgttgggcacgcAGCTGTTTGTCGACAAGTCCGGCAATCGTATACACATCAGATGGCTACCCTTTGTTGCTAGGCTTTAG
- the LOC112771963 gene encoding MLP-like protein 43: MALSGKFSTEIVIHAPAGKFFNFVSKSLHQYQNVCERVHHTKLHQGEDWHSIGDSIKHWTYVIDGKITTCKETIESVDEKNKTIKFNLFDGDISQQYKVLKVIAQEIDNSNGSVSAKWTLEYEKINYNVEAPYGYLELFDKNTKDMDAHLLKA; encoded by the exons ATGGCACTGAGTGGTAAGTTTAGTACTGAAATTGTGATCCATGCACCTGCTGGAAAGTTCTTTAATTTTGTATCAAAATCTCTCCACCAATATCAAAACGTTTGTGAAAGAGTGCATCACACCAAGCTGCATCAGGGTGAGGATTGGCACAGCATTGGCGATTCGATTAAGCACTGGACTTATGTTATAG ATGGTAAAATAACTACATGCAAGGAGACAATTGAATCCGTTGATGAGAAGAACAAGACAATCAAATTCAATCTCTTTGATGGAGACATAAGTCAACAGTATAAAGTCTTGAAGGTCATCGCTCAAGAGATTGATAACAGCAATGGAAGTGTTTCAGCTAAATGGACACTTGAAtatgagaaaattaattataatgtcGAAGCTCCTTACGGTTACTTGGAATTGTTTGACAAAAATACTAAAGACATGGATGCTCATCTTCTCAAGGCATAA